A stretch of the Aegilops tauschii subsp. strangulata cultivar AL8/78 chromosome 4, Aet v6.0, whole genome shotgun sequence genome encodes the following:
- the LOC109775151 gene encoding transcription factor bHLH30, which yields MGAHGDRRRHRREEVGVLLDEEEEELEHHARACGGATSGLVDQELGGCQEGGGGMVFEASSSVGSVSATMGPPPIMCWPPPAPSLSPQEPLHGAIHHHHNIGIGGQGPFFPLLPPLPPQPPPPPPFLADFYARRALQFAYDHSGGASSSSDPLGFGAGLYMGHHGSPVHGMMMPPPFGASPFGDFGRMTAQEIMDAKALAASKSHSEAERRRRERINSHLARLRSLLPNTTKTDKASLLAEVIQHVKELKRQTSEIREEACPLPTEADELTVDASSDEDGRLLVRASLCCDDRPDLLPDLIRALKALRLRALKAEITTLGGRVKNVLVVTEDDSIACDGDQQDEDGGMQAPMSPQHAVASIQEALRAVMERTSSSSGAEDSGGSASGGLKRQRTTSLSAILENRSI from the exons ATGGGTGCTCACGGagatcgccgccgccaccgccgcgaaGAGGTGGGGGTGCTACtggacgaagaggaggaggagctcgagCACCACGCCAGGGCTTGCGGTGGCGCCACGAGTGGGCTGGTGGATCAAGAATTGGGTGGCTGCCAAGAAGGTGGAGGGGGCATGGTGTTTGAAGCGAGCAGTAGCGTGGGGAGCGTGAGTGCGACCATGGGCCCGCCCCCGATCATGTGCTGGCCGCCGCCGGCCCCGTCGCTGTCGCCGCAGGAGCCACTCCACGGCGcgatccaccaccaccacaacaTAGGCATCGGCGGCCAGGGCCCCTTCTTCCCgttgctgccgccgctgcctccgcagcctcctcctccgccgcccttCTTAGCCGACTTCTACGCCCGGCGCGCGCTCCAGTTCGCCTACGACCACTCGGGCGGCGCGTCGTCCTCGTCCGATCCGCTCGGCTTCGGCGCCGGGCTCTACATGGGGCACCACGGCTCCCCCGTCCACGGGATGATGATGCCGCCGCCCTTCGGGGCGTCGCCTTTCGGCGACTTCGGCCGGATGACCGCGCAGGAGATCATGGACGCCAAGGCGCTGGCCGCGTCCAAGAGCCACAGCGAGGCCGAGCGTCGCCGCCGCGAGCGCATCAACTCGCACCTGGCCCGCCTCCGCAGCCTCCTCCCCAACACAACCAAG ACGGACAAGGCATCACTGCTGGCGGAGGTGATCCAGCACGTCAAGGAGCTCAAGCGGCAGACGTCGGAGATCCGGGAGGAGGCGTGCCCGCTCCCAACCGAGGCCGACGAGCTCACTGTCGACGCCTCCAGCGACGAGGACGGCCGCCTCCTCGTGCGCGCCTCGCTCTGCTGCGACGACCGCCCCGACCTCCTGCCGGACCTCATCCGCGCGCTCAAGGCGCTCCGCCTGCGCGCGCTCAAGGCCGAGATCACCACCCTCGGCGGCCGCGTCAAGAACGTGCTCGTCGTCACCGAGGACGACAGCATCGCGTGCGACGGGGACCAGCAGGACGAGGACGGCGGGATGCAGGCGCCCATGTCACCGCAGCACGCCGTCGCGTCCATCCAGGAGGCGCTCAGGGCGGTCATGGAGCGCACGTCGTCGTCGTCCGGTGCCGAGGACTCCGGGGGCTCCGCCAGCGGCGGGCTCAAGCGGCAGCGCACCACCAGCCTCTCGGCGATCCTAGAGAACAGGTCCATCTAG